The Dendrosporobacter quercicolus genome window below encodes:
- a CDS encoding MGDG synthase family glycosyltransferase: MRPNPKRVLIVSASIGSGHNQAAEAIAGRIAWENPGATVKIVDFMDQENSYFNTLLKETYLKMLHLSPSMYDVLYRWTKLSGSGLPVQNLMAVIMKKTMEKLIRKYRPHLVICTHPFPCGAAAYLKKTRGIKTTLAAVITDFAIHRLWVYPEVDLYFVGVPELRTELLAQGIPGRSIHVSGIPIAAAFEQLYDKQSIAAELGLSKDLPTVLVMGGGLGLGGVKHALENLAAGGSVLQLIVLTGRNPKLQQALRQYSPASPHIVRLLGYSHRVPELMACADLLITKPGALTICEALAMKLPLVLYESIPGQEKDNAGYMSRKGAAVWVQSDDQLQPTVSRLLNNPDQLQRMQAIARELRQPQAARNIAAILERYFRTRYFTAANL; the protein is encoded by the coding sequence ATGCGGCCAAATCCTAAAAGAGTCCTGATTGTCTCAGCTTCTATTGGTTCAGGGCATAATCAGGCGGCTGAGGCTATTGCCGGCCGGATTGCCTGGGAAAATCCGGGAGCCACGGTGAAGATCGTGGACTTTATGGATCAGGAGAATTCTTACTTTAACACGCTGCTGAAAGAGACTTATTTAAAGATGCTGCATTTGTCGCCAAGCATGTACGATGTTTTATACCGCTGGACCAAGTTGTCCGGCAGCGGCTTGCCGGTACAGAATCTGATGGCGGTCATCATGAAAAAGACGATGGAAAAATTGATCCGTAAATACCGCCCTCACCTGGTCATCTGTACGCACCCTTTTCCCTGCGGAGCCGCTGCATATCTGAAAAAAACGCGCGGCATTAAAACAACGCTGGCCGCCGTCATTACCGATTTTGCCATTCACCGGCTGTGGGTTTATCCCGAAGTCGATTTGTACTTTGTCGGCGTTCCCGAGCTGCGTACTGAACTCTTAGCCCAGGGGATCCCCGGCCGGAGCATTCATGTGAGCGGTATTCCGATTGCGGCGGCTTTTGAGCAGCTTTATGATAAGCAGTCCATCGCAGCGGAACTGGGGTTAAGCAAAGACCTGCCAACGGTATTGGTGATGGGAGGCGGCCTGGGCCTTGGCGGGGTTAAGCACGCGCTGGAAAACTTAGCGGCCGGCGGCAGTGTCCTGCAGTTGATCGTGCTGACAGGCCGAAACCCAAAACTGCAGCAAGCCTTGCGCCAATATAGTCCGGCCTCGCCTCATATTGTCCGGCTGTTGGGTTATTCCCACCGGGTACCGGAATTAATGGCTTGCGCCGATCTATTAATCACCAAACCGGGTGCACTGACCATTTGCGAGGCTCTGGCAATGAAGCTGCCGCTGGTGTTATATGAGTCCATCCCCGGTCAGGAGAAGGATAATGCCGGCTATATGAGCCGGAAAGGCGCGGCTGTGTGGGTCCAAAGCGATGACCAACTGCAACCCACGGTGAGCAGGCTGCTCAATAATCCGGACCAGCTGCAGCGGATGCAGGCCATCGCCCGTGAGTTGCGTCAGCCGCAGGCCGCCAGGAACATAGCGGCCATTCTTGAGCGGTATTTCCGCACGCGGTATTTTACAGCAGCCAACCTGTAG
- the pstB gene encoding phosphate ABC transporter ATP-binding protein PstB codes for MEYKIQANKLKLYYGNVLALNKISIQVVKNSVLALIGPSGCGKSTFIKTLNRMNDLVEGVKIEGEVLLDHINIYHPDTDVVMLRKRIGMVFQRPNPFPMSIYDNVAYGPRIHGLTNKSALNSIVEKSLRGAALWDEVKDRLHTSAMGMSGGQQQRLCIARLLAVEPEVLLMDEPCSALDPISTMKIEELITELKQNYTIVVVTHNMQQAARVSDYTAFFLNGELIEHDQTDAIFTRPQDKRTEDYITGRFG; via the coding sequence CAGGCGAATAAACTTAAATTATATTATGGAAATGTTCTGGCGCTAAATAAAATCTCCATTCAGGTGGTAAAAAATAGCGTGTTGGCATTGATTGGGCCTTCCGGTTGCGGCAAGTCGACCTTTATTAAAACGCTCAACCGGATGAATGATTTGGTTGAAGGCGTTAAGATTGAGGGTGAAGTGCTGCTGGATCATATCAACATTTATCATCCTGACACTGATGTGGTCATGCTGAGAAAACGGATTGGCATGGTATTCCAACGGCCAAACCCATTTCCGATGTCGATTTATGATAACGTGGCTTACGGACCGCGCATTCATGGTTTGACCAATAAGTCCGCCCTTAATTCAATTGTTGAAAAGAGCTTACGTGGCGCTGCGTTGTGGGATGAGGTTAAGGACCGGCTGCATACCTCGGCGATGGGGATGTCCGGCGGCCAGCAGCAGCGGCTGTGTATTGCCAGGCTGCTGGCGGTCGAGCCGGAGGTTTTGCTGATGGATGAACCCTGCTCGGCGCTTGATCCTATCTCCACAATGAAGATTGAGGAACTGATCACTGAATTAAAGCAGAATTATACCATCGTTGTAGTTACTCATAATATGCAGCAGGCTGCCCGCGTATCAGATTATACGGCCTTCTTTTTGAATGGCGAACTGATTGAGCATGATCAAACCGATGCTATTTTCACCAGGCCGCAGGATAAGCGCACCGAGGACTATATCACCGGCCGGTTTGGCTAG
- the phoU gene encoding phosphate signaling complex protein PhoU gives MSSTRQSYNHELENLRCDISEMGNLVGLAIGEAVKALAAQDRELAHKVMAGDDMIDGMEVDIEDKCMVLIATQQPLARDLRIIGTGLKITTDLERIGDHAFDIAKIALKLAGEPFIKPLVDLPRMTDMAQAMLKDSLAAYTSLDIALAEQVCQADDGVDNLYQQIFRELLTYMLEDPRTISQATQLIFVARYLERVADHATNIAEWVIYLATGRRMRKK, from the coding sequence TTGTCAAGTACCAGGCAGAGTTATAACCATGAGCTGGAGAATTTACGCTGCGATATATCCGAAATGGGAAATTTGGTTGGTTTGGCCATTGGTGAAGCGGTAAAGGCGCTGGCTGCTCAGGATAGGGAGCTGGCGCACAAAGTGATGGCCGGGGACGATATGATTGATGGTATGGAAGTGGATATTGAGGATAAGTGCATGGTGCTGATTGCCACCCAGCAGCCTTTGGCGCGGGATTTGAGGATTATCGGCACCGGTCTTAAAATAACAACCGATCTGGAGCGAATTGGCGATCATGCGTTTGATATTGCTAAAATTGCCTTGAAACTGGCTGGGGAACCATTCATTAAACCTCTGGTGGATTTGCCCCGCATGACCGATATGGCGCAGGCGATGCTTAAGGATTCACTGGCGGCCTACACCAGTCTCGACATTGCCCTGGCCGAACAGGTATGCCAGGCTGATGACGGTGTTGATAATCTTTATCAGCAAATCTTCCGTGAGCTGTTAACTTACATGCTGGAAGATCCGCGGACGATCAGCCAGGCAACCCAGCTGATATTTGTCGCCCGTTATCTGGAGCGGGTAGCCGATCATGCCACGAATATCGCCGAGTGGGTTATTTACCTGGCAACCGGCCGGCGAATGCGAAAGAAGTAA
- a CDS encoding ATP-binding protein, producing MIKWSFRTRILISFLILVTVALALLGSYLLWFFYRQNLEWQTAHLVTNAKITEQLLEEYMNGPREKAGIDEKIKELSGKIDLRITILDITGTVLADSWEHPGTMENHLERTEIRAALTGDYGTAIRYSATTGQNMLYAALPIKRGNELIGIVRTASTLAPVEADFSQIRSTLLAAIFAAALLTILLSIRLARKYTAPIEEITAAAKQIADGDLSRRIHIRTGDELELLAHTINQLTSNLDDKINETSAEAKKLSLILTHMDNAVILLDHYGQVTGANKKAREIFNIADAMIGRHSLEVIGNSLLNQTVQAVIAENHTKTIELKTNIQGSQRIFQVFFAPITNSGQPAAGVLSVFHDITALQELHERQIDFVANASHELGTPLTAIRGFAETLLDGALETPELRHKFVSIIHTEAERMNRLLKALLQLAKLDSQEYRRQIQLEPIALQPLLQTVAQELSVQAGLQQQEIIIDPASDAEAVALANYDWLKQVMVNLVENAVKYTPANGKIMLKCQSTAAGVLVEVRDTGIGIPAKDLPFIFDRFYRVDRSRTRTAGGSGLGLALVKFIIEMLGGAIQVESQVNLGTTFTFRLPPAG from the coding sequence TTGATAAAATGGAGCTTCCGCACCAGAATTCTAATCTCTTTTTTGATCCTGGTTACTGTTGCCTTAGCGCTGTTAGGCAGTTATCTGTTATGGTTTTTTTACCGGCAAAATTTAGAATGGCAAACCGCCCACCTGGTAACCAACGCCAAAATAACCGAACAATTGCTGGAAGAATACATGAACGGTCCCCGCGAAAAAGCCGGTATTGACGAAAAAATTAAAGAGCTGAGCGGTAAAATTGATCTTCGCATTACCATCCTTGATATCACCGGCACAGTATTGGCTGATTCATGGGAGCATCCCGGCACGATGGAAAACCATCTGGAGCGTACGGAAATCCGGGCTGCACTGACTGGCGACTATGGCACAGCCATTCGCTATAGTGCAACCACCGGTCAAAATATGCTTTATGCCGCGCTTCCCATCAAACGCGGCAATGAACTGATCGGCATTGTTCGCACAGCCAGTACGCTGGCCCCGGTCGAAGCCGATTTCTCCCAAATTCGCTCGACCTTGCTGGCGGCGATTTTCGCTGCGGCCTTGCTAACCATTTTACTGAGCATACGTCTGGCCCGCAAATATACTGCGCCAATTGAGGAAATAACCGCCGCCGCCAAACAAATTGCCGATGGCGATCTGAGCCGTCGTATCCACATCCGCACCGGTGACGAACTCGAACTGCTGGCCCATACCATTAACCAGCTAACCTCCAATCTTGATGATAAAATCAATGAAACCTCAGCCGAAGCAAAAAAGCTGTCTTTAATTCTCACCCATATGGATAATGCCGTAATTCTCCTTGATCATTACGGCCAGGTTACCGGAGCGAATAAAAAAGCCCGGGAGATCTTCAACATTGCCGATGCGATGATTGGCAGGCACAGTCTTGAGGTAATCGGCAATAGCTTGCTCAATCAGACAGTACAAGCCGTTATTGCTGAAAACCATACCAAAACCATTGAATTAAAAACAAATATTCAGGGCAGCCAGCGTATTTTCCAGGTGTTTTTTGCCCCGATTACCAACAGCGGTCAGCCGGCGGCAGGCGTACTCAGCGTTTTCCATGACATAACCGCCTTGCAGGAACTCCATGAACGGCAAATTGATTTTGTCGCCAACGCTTCTCATGAGCTGGGCACACCGCTGACGGCAATCCGGGGCTTTGCCGAAACACTGCTGGACGGCGCACTGGAAACACCTGAACTGCGTCACAAATTTGTTTCGATTATTCACACGGAAGCAGAACGCATGAACCGCCTGCTTAAAGCCCTGCTGCAGCTGGCCAAACTGGACTCCCAGGAATACCGGCGGCAGATTCAGCTTGAACCAATTGCCCTTCAGCCGCTGCTGCAAACAGTTGCCCAGGAACTGAGCGTTCAGGCCGGCCTCCAACAACAGGAAATTATCATTGACCCGGCTTCTGATGCTGAAGCCGTGGCTTTGGCCAATTATGACTGGCTCAAGCAGGTAATGGTTAATCTGGTGGAAAATGCGGTTAAATACACTCCGGCCAATGGTAAAATAATGCTTAAATGCCAGTCGACGGCCGCTGGCGTGCTGGTAGAAGTCCGGGATACGGGCATCGGCATCCCGGCCAAGGATCTGCCGTTCATCTTTGACCGTTTCTACCGGGTGGATCGCTCCCGTACCCGGACGGCCGGGGGCAGTGGCCTGGGTCTGGCCCTGGTAAAGTTCATTATTGAAATGCTCGGCGGCGCCATCCAGGTGGAAAGCCAGGTTAATCTCGGCACAACCTTTACCTTCAGACTGCCGCCGGCCGGCTAA
- a CDS encoding phosphate ABC transporter substrate-binding protein has product MKFFRKSRMMIAAVALMLGVTFVAGCGGEKKEAAADLQGTVTASGSTALLPLLKPAQEEFQKKNAKVTVNISGGGSFTGMNQVAAGAVNIGNSDVNLPADFKDKGLVDHRVAVIPFVFITNPDVTVDNLTQQQYVDVLTGKISNWQEVGGKDQKITLIHRAKSSGSRATIAEVVLKDAAFTDNAVIQDSNGAVRAAVASTPGAIGYVDAPYADNTVKVLAFNGVKYSPEAIIGGQYPVYTYGHMYTKGEPTGPVKAFIDYVMSKDFQESFAEKSGFIPVTKMKK; this is encoded by the coding sequence ATGAAGTTTTTCCGTAAATCCAGAATGATGATTGCTGCTGTAGCTTTGATGCTGGGCGTAACCTTTGTCGCCGGCTGTGGCGGTGAAAAGAAAGAAGCTGCCGCTGATTTGCAGGGTACGGTGACGGCTTCAGGTTCTACCGCACTTTTGCCGCTGTTAAAGCCGGCCCAGGAGGAATTCCAGAAGAAAAATGCTAAAGTAACGGTAAATATCTCCGGAGGCGGTTCCTTCACCGGAATGAATCAGGTTGCCGCCGGCGCTGTCAATATCGGCAATTCCGACGTTAATCTGCCGGCCGATTTTAAAGACAAAGGCCTGGTAGACCACCGGGTAGCGGTTATTCCGTTTGTATTTATCACCAATCCTGATGTAACTGTGGATAATTTGACTCAGCAACAATATGTGGATGTACTGACCGGTAAAATCAGCAACTGGCAGGAAGTTGGCGGCAAAGACCAGAAAATTACGCTGATTCACCGGGCGAAGTCTTCCGGTTCCCGGGCTACGATTGCCGAGGTGGTGTTGAAAGACGCGGCATTCACCGATAATGCCGTTATTCAGGATTCCAACGGTGCGGTAAGAGCTGCTGTGGCCAGCACACCGGGGGCAATCGGTTATGTTGATGCTCCTTATGCCGACAATACAGTAAAGGTTTTGGCTTTTAACGGCGTTAAATACAGCCCCGAGGCAATCATTGGCGGCCAATACCCGGTATATACTTATGGACATATGTACACTAAGGGTGAGCCAACCGGTCCGGTCAAGGCTTTTATCGACTATGTCATGAGCAAGGACTTCCAGGAAAGCTTTGCCGAAAAGAGTGGTTTTATTCCAGTGACAAAAATGAAAAAATAA
- a CDS encoding zinc dependent phospholipase C family protein: protein MSFPALGNASMLLGAKVLLAAVSPLQGFFDQPGIAHEFCNRQAVTILARDGNTGYARLLSTYMTELNAGVYWADKGWKNVGHYYEPVGGRGLWQFSNALESFNSYYYRCLTALGGGKIRDAVFFLGAAAHLLQDLCVPHHARAKVFNGHKEYEGWVKAHYFSYAVDRFSGFNCRPDNQRLLLDNAAMAADLYDLVDSERGNARYHEVTAIALPQAQRATARLFEQFCQCVQSMASFKLITVA, encoded by the coding sequence ATGAGCTTCCCTGCCTTGGGCAATGCATCCATGCTTCTTGGCGCTAAAGTTTTGCTGGCCGCGGTAAGCCCGCTGCAGGGCTTTTTCGATCAGCCGGGCATAGCGCATGAATTTTGCAACCGCCAAGCGGTAACCATTCTGGCCCGCGATGGCAATACCGGCTATGCCCGGCTGCTCAGCACCTATATGACTGAGCTGAATGCCGGTGTATACTGGGCCGATAAAGGCTGGAAGAATGTCGGCCATTATTATGAGCCGGTTGGCGGCAGGGGGCTATGGCAGTTTAGTAATGCTCTGGAGAGTTTCAACAGTTATTATTACCGCTGTCTAACCGCGCTGGGCGGCGGCAAAATAAGAGACGCGGTATTTTTTCTAGGTGCGGCGGCGCATTTATTGCAGGATTTGTGTGTGCCCCATCATGCCCGGGCTAAAGTATTCAATGGACACAAAGAATATGAAGGCTGGGTAAAAGCACATTATTTCAGTTATGCAGTTGACCGTTTCAGCGGGTTTAACTGTCGGCCGGACAATCAAAGGCTGCTGCTGGATAATGCTGCTATGGCGGCTGATCTGTATGATTTGGTCGACAGCGAGCGAGGCAATGCCCGATATCATGAAGTGACTGCCATTGCGTTGCCTCAGGCCCAGCGGGCAACGGCCAGGCTGTTTGAGCAATTTTGCCAGTGCGTTCAGTCCATGGCGTCGTTCAAGCTGATTACCGTAGCATGA
- the pstC gene encoding phosphate ABC transporter permease subunit PstC, with protein MALAAKELNVMGAGGNRDHKMKLLYDRYIRYLFIASAFLMTVIILAIIVFVGQQGLMTFTEVSPLEFFLTAKWDPMEGQYGALSFIVGSVSVTMLAIFFGAPLGLAGAVFMAKIAPGWLREVMRPATDLYVAIPSVVYGYVGLTILVPFIREFFNVSIGFGLLAASIILAVMILPTIISISEDALRSVPRPLEEASLALGATRWQTIWLVLLPAALPGILTSIILAMARAVGETMAVQMVIGNTPQLAYSLFMPTATLPSEIVVEMGNTPFGSAWGNALFLMALVLLLISLAMILIIRRIAQRRVV; from the coding sequence ATGGCATTAGCGGCAAAGGAGCTTAACGTAATGGGCGCAGGCGGGAATCGCGACCATAAAATGAAGCTGTTATACGACCGTTATATCCGCTATTTATTTATTGCCAGCGCCTTTCTCATGACGGTGATTATTTTGGCGATCATCGTATTTGTCGGGCAGCAGGGGCTGATGACGTTTACTGAAGTAAGCCCGCTGGAGTTTTTTCTGACCGCTAAATGGGATCCCATGGAGGGACAGTACGGGGCGCTGAGTTTTATTGTCGGTTCAGTGTCGGTTACCATGCTGGCTATATTTTTTGGTGCGCCGCTGGGGCTGGCCGGAGCGGTGTTTATGGCTAAAATCGCCCCGGGCTGGCTGCGGGAAGTCATGCGGCCGGCAACCGATTTATATGTGGCCATACCATCGGTCGTATATGGTTATGTGGGACTGACTATTCTGGTGCCGTTTATCCGGGAGTTTTTTAACGTCAGTATCGGGTTCGGCTTATTGGCTGCCTCCATCATATTGGCGGTAATGATTTTACCAACCATTATCAGCATTTCAGAGGATGCGCTGCGGTCGGTGCCGCGCCCCCTGGAGGAAGCATCCCTGGCGCTTGGAGCAACCCGCTGGCAGACAATCTGGCTGGTTTTACTGCCGGCGGCGCTGCCGGGAATTCTTACGTCAATTATTCTGGCCATGGCCAGGGCTGTCGGTGAAACAATGGCCGTGCAAATGGTGATTGGCAATACCCCGCAGCTGGCCTATTCCTTATTTATGCCAACCGCTACGCTGCCCAGCGAAATTGTTGTGGAAATGGGCAATACTCCTTTTGGTTCAGCCTGGGGCAATGCCTTGTTTTTGATGGCGCTGGTACTGCTGCTGATTTCACTGGCCATGATTTTAATTATTCGGCGGATTGCCCAAAGGAGAGTGGTCTAA
- a CDS encoding GGDEF domain-containing protein, translating into MWDTSWGKIATFAGFFTNIGPGAGMADPDAAELFHAILEQNEINTVFQPVISLTDGTVIGYEALSRGPQGSALERPSVLFETAQRLNKLWELELLCRTAALEQAKYMPPDKMLFLNVDPKIIHDVRFQKGLTTDLLDKYQLDPTGIIFEITEKTSVEDYRSFRRVLDHYTGQGYKIAIDDTGSGYSGLRMLAETRPQFIKMDMQLVRDIDKDHLKQALIKAFYDFAILTNMKIIAEGIETVSELYTLIDIGIHYGQGFLLQKPMPQFLDLRPDIRELIQRKNKQKKKETFYTAITMPVGEIARCDPPHNPDCSGAQAIEAFNHNLSLRGIPVVEDGRPVGLLMKDRFLANLATQYGVAIYMNRPIRLLMDRDPLVVDYHTSLEQVAKLVVARTDDTLYDYIIVTKNESYYGVTSVRRLLEKTTQLEITRAKHCNPLSGLPGNIIIEDKINRALDGKSDFSILYFDLDNFKPYNDTYGFEHGDKILCLTAEVIRQQLTLLGPPDSFIGHIGGDDFIAVVHSANVDQLCQAVIDNFDLRIRGFYTEEHLTNGFIIAKNRHGREERYPIMAISIAVVTSKGRKFTNATQLAEAAGEVKKQCKLTWHSCYKVAE; encoded by the coding sequence GTGTGGGATACTAGCTGGGGAAAGATCGCGACCTTTGCCGGATTTTTTACAAATATCGGCCCAGGCGCAGGTATGGCAGACCCGGATGCCGCAGAGCTGTTTCATGCTATATTGGAACAAAATGAAATCAATACGGTGTTTCAACCCGTGATTTCTTTAACCGACGGCACTGTTATCGGGTATGAAGCGTTAAGCCGCGGTCCGCAGGGGTCGGCCCTGGAACGGCCGAGTGTTTTGTTTGAGACCGCCCAGCGGCTGAATAAGCTTTGGGAGCTGGAACTGCTCTGCCGGACGGCGGCCCTGGAACAGGCTAAGTATATGCCGCCTGACAAAATGCTGTTTCTTAATGTTGATCCTAAAATTATTCACGATGTCCGGTTTCAAAAGGGTTTAACCACAGATTTGCTGGACAAGTACCAGCTTGATCCTACCGGCATTATTTTTGAAATTACGGAGAAGACCTCGGTGGAGGATTATCGCAGCTTTCGCCGGGTGCTTGATCATTACACCGGCCAAGGGTATAAAATTGCCATTGACGACACCGGCTCGGGCTATTCGGGACTGCGCATGCTGGCTGAGACCAGACCGCAATTCATTAAGATGGATATGCAGCTGGTGCGGGATATTGACAAGGATCATTTAAAACAGGCGTTAATTAAGGCTTTTTATGATTTTGCAATTTTGACAAATATGAAAATAATTGCTGAAGGCATTGAAACCGTCAGTGAATTATATACGTTAATTGACATTGGCATTCACTATGGACAGGGGTTTTTGCTGCAAAAGCCAATGCCGCAGTTTCTGGATCTCCGCCCGGACATCAGAGAACTAATTCAGCGTAAAAATAAACAAAAAAAGAAAGAAACGTTTTATACGGCAATTACCATGCCGGTAGGTGAAATTGCCAGGTGTGACCCGCCGCATAATCCTGATTGCAGCGGAGCACAGGCGATTGAGGCTTTTAATCACAACCTGTCACTGCGCGGCATCCCGGTAGTAGAGGACGGTCGGCCGGTCGGCCTGTTAATGAAAGACCGGTTTTTGGCCAATCTGGCTACACAGTACGGGGTAGCTATTTATATGAACCGGCCAATCCGCCTGCTGATGGACCGGGACCCGCTGGTTGTCGATTATCATACTTCGCTGGAACAGGTGGCCAAACTGGTTGTGGCCCGAACAGACGATACCCTGTATGATTACATTATCGTGACCAAGAATGAAAGCTATTACGGGGTGACCAGCGTCCGGCGGCTGCTGGAAAAAACCACGCAACTGGAGATCACCCGGGCCAAGCATTGCAATCCGCTGAGCGGGTTGCCCGGCAATATTATTATTGAAGACAAAATTAACCGGGCTCTGGACGGCAAGAGCGATTTTTCCATTTTGTATTTTGACCTGGATAATTTTAAGCCGTATAACGATACTTACGGCTTTGAGCACGGCGATAAGATTCTATGCCTGACAGCCGAGGTTATCCGCCAGCAGCTGACACTTCTGGGGCCGCCCGATTCTTTTATTGGACATATCGGCGGCGACGATTTTATTGCCGTTGTTCACTCCGCCAACGTGGATCAGTTGTGCCAAGCCGTTATTGACAATTTCGATTTGCGGATCAGAGGTTTTTATACCGAGGAACATCTGACCAACGGCTTTATTATCGCCAAAAACCGGCACGGCAGGGAAGAACGTTATCCCATTATGGCCATATCGATTGCCGTGGTTACCAGTAAAGGCCGGAAATTCACCAATGCCACGCAATTGGCGGAAGCCGCCGGTGAAGTCAAAAAGCAGTGTAAGCTTACCTGGCACAGCTGCTATAAAGTAGCCGAGTAA
- a CDS encoding PhoH family protein, with protein sequence MAKHYVLDTNVLLHSPHALFAFSEHTVVIPEVVLEELDKFKAEATERGANSRQVSRMIDAFRVTGNLLDGVKLNELGGILKIEANHLDIPIPIHWDRKKADNRILQVCKGLVENGQPTVLVSRDTNLRVKSTILTIQAEDFNNDRVPAIEQQYTGRLEAYAASDVINEFHRDDQNSISPECIKIYDTASHTMSNPVLVPNQFLLLRSPDNSRHTALGRFDGKHIVHLKYRSRNPFGVNPRNVGQIFMQECLMTSPEEAPLVIIKGPAGTAKTFYSLAVGLYHNLDCRPRQYHHILICRPNIPMDEEIGFLPGSESEKISPYMRGIRDNLFTLMSGPAAADSKEVAQIEDTVQMLFDKRIIQAEALAYQRGRSLQKYWMILDEMQNSTPKQAKGVITRPGLGTKIILLGDPAQIDHPYLDSQTNGLVYASEKMLGSSLCYQVTLTHDECERSPLAAEAALRM encoded by the coding sequence TTGGCTAAACACTATGTACTTGACACCAATGTTTTGCTTCATTCCCCGCATGCCTTATTCGCCTTCAGCGAACACACCGTCGTCATTCCTGAAGTGGTGTTGGAGGAACTGGACAAATTTAAGGCCGAAGCAACCGAACGGGGAGCCAACAGCCGCCAGGTAAGCCGAATGATTGATGCTTTCCGGGTAACAGGCAACCTGCTGGATGGGGTGAAGCTAAATGAACTCGGTGGTATTCTAAAAATTGAGGCCAACCATCTGGATATCCCGATTCCTATCCATTGGGACAGGAAGAAAGCCGATAACCGCATACTCCAGGTATGTAAAGGTCTTGTCGAAAATGGTCAGCCCACTGTTCTGGTCAGCCGGGATACAAACCTCCGGGTAAAATCAACCATTCTTACTATTCAGGCCGAGGATTTCAACAATGACCGTGTACCGGCCATTGAACAGCAATACACCGGCCGGCTGGAGGCCTATGCGGCCTCAGACGTCATCAATGAATTTCACCGCGATGATCAAAATTCGATTAGTCCGGAATGCATCAAAATATATGACACGGCGTCACATACCATGTCCAATCCGGTATTGGTGCCGAATCAGTTTTTACTTTTACGCTCTCCCGACAACAGCCGGCATACTGCCTTGGGCAGATTTGACGGCAAGCATATTGTTCATCTCAAATACCGCAGCCGCAACCCATTTGGCGTCAACCCGCGCAATGTCGGACAAATCTTCATGCAGGAGTGCCTGATGACCAGTCCGGAAGAAGCGCCGCTGGTCATCATCAAGGGGCCGGCCGGTACTGCCAAAACTTTTTATTCACTGGCTGTCGGACTATATCATAACCTGGACTGCCGCCCCCGGCAATATCATCATATCCTCATCTGCCGGCCCAATATCCCAATGGATGAGGAAATAGGCTTTTTACCCGGCTCGGAGAGCGAAAAAATCAGTCCTTATATGCGAGGCATCAGAGACAATCTGTTCACCCTTATGTCCGGGCCGGCGGCAGCCGACTCCAAAGAAGTGGCCCAAATTGAAGACACCGTTCAGATGCTGTTTGACAAGCGGATTATTCAAGCCGAGGCGCTCGCTTACCAACGCGGCCGTTCCTTGCAGAAATACTGGATGATTCTGGACGAAATGCAAAACTCGACCCCCAAACAGGCCAAAGGGGTGATTACCCGTCCTGGTTTGGGAACAAAGATTATCCTGCTGGGCGATCCGGCCCAAATCGACCACCCCTATCTCGACAGTCAAACCAACGGTTTGGTCTATGCCAGTGAAAAAATGCTGGGCAGCAGCCTCTGCTATCAGGTTACCCTAACGCATGATGAATGCGAACGTTCGCCCCTGGCCGCTGAGGCCGCCCTGCGCATGTAA